Proteins encoded in a region of the Phocoena phocoena chromosome X, mPhoPho1.1, whole genome shotgun sequence genome:
- the LOC136142719 gene encoding protein LTO1 homolog, with the protein MPGSQDMFDAIVMADERFHGEGYQEGYEEGSSLGMIEGRQYGMLHGAKIGSEIGCYQGFAFAWRCLLHGWATEKDSKEMKVLESLIGMIQKFPYDDPTYDKLHEDLDRIRGKFKQLCSLLNIQPDFKISAEGSRLSS; encoded by the exons ATGCCCGGGAGTCAGGACATGTTCGACGCCATCGTGATGGCGGATGAG CGGTTTCATGGGGAAGGTTATCAGGAAGGCTATGAAGAAGGAAGTAGTTTGGGTATGATTGAAGGAAGACAGTATGGCATGTTACATGGAGCTAAAATCGGATCTGAGATCGGGTGCTACCAAGGTTTTGCTTTTGCATGGAGATGTCTCCTGCACGGCTGGGCCACTGAGAAAGACAGCAAAGAGATGAAGGTCTTAGAATCGTTGATTGGAATGATTCAGAAATTCCCTTATGATGACCCTACTTATGATAAACTTCATGAAGACTTAGACAGAATTAGAGGGAAATTTAAGCAGCTTTGTTCATTACTAAACATCCAGCCCGACTTTAAAATTAGTGCAGAAGGTTCCAGACTTTCATCTTGA
- the LOC136143027 gene encoding paraneoplastic antigen-like protein 5 yields MPVNLLEDWCKGMDLDPRKALLIVGIPVECSEEEIKETLKAGLQPLCAYSVLGRMFRREDSSKAVLIGLADQVNYATVPSQIPGKGGTWEVVVKPRSPDDELINRLNHFLKAEGRRMVDVVKTLGYSTRPEEVQPEGLAQVRPPDLQPPQESMWYRKLKVFSGSTSPGPGEESFEAWLEQVTEVLQMWRVSEVEKQRRLLESLRGPALSIMRMLRATSDSMTVEQCLDALKQIFGNKENYRTSYFKLLQTLQKPGERASAFLLRLEPVLQDAVRHSPSSVRSADAIRLKHTLAQAHVSTGLQGKLRLLDQRGCAPTFLELMKLVRDEEEWQTAMAVTRERQRQVGGGHRASGTQVAAEASVPAPPVMVRAGQFHDISTQTVQEGATLPLKRRQVPCCPETGEEGHSQAACPRAEDQPPAKQAPQPAAEASGNEMRAGAVSHPKP; encoded by the coding sequence ATGCCTGTGAATCTGTTGGAGGATTGGTGCAAGGGCATGGACCTGGACCCCAGGAAGGCCCTGCTGATCGTGGGCATCCCTGTGGAGTGTAGTgaagaggaaattaaagagaCCCTGAAGGCGGGCTTACAGCCCCTGTGTGCCTACAGTGTGCTGGGCAGAATGTTCCGAAGGGAAGACAGCTCTAAGGCAGTTCTCATTGGATTGGCCGACCAGGTCAATTATGCCACGGTGCCGAGTCAGATCCCGGGAAAGGGAGGTACCTGGGAAGTGGTGGTGAAACCCCGTAGCCCAGATGATGAGCTTATCAACAGACTGAACCACTTCCTGAAAGCTGAGGGCCGGAGGATGGTGGATGTGGTCAAAACCCTGGGGTATAGCACTCGCCCTGAGGAGGTACAGCCAGAAGGCTTGGCCCAAGTCAGGCCACCAGACCTGCAGCCTCCGCAGGAAAGCATGTGGTACCGAAAACTGAAGGTGTTTTCGGGAAGCACTTCCCCAGGCCCGGGCGAAGAGAGCTTTGAAGCCTGGCTGGAGCAGGTGACTGAGGTGCTGCAGATGTGGCGGGTGTCTGAGGTAGAGAAGCAGCGGCGTTTGCTGGAAAGCTTGCGCGGCCCCGCCCTGTCCATCATGCGGATGCTCCGGGCCACCAGTGACTCCATGACCGTGGAACAGTGCCTGGACGCCCTGAAGCAGATCTTCGGGAATAAAGAGAACTATAGAACCTCATATTTTAAGTTGCTCCAGACCTTGCAGAAGCCCGGAGAGAGAGCCTCTGCCTTCTTGCTACGGTTAGAGCCCGTGCTGCAGGACGCCGTGCGGCACAGCCCCTCGTCAGTGAGAAGCGCAGACGCGATTCGCCTGAAACACACCCTAGCCCAGGCCCACGTGAGCACCGGCCTCCAGGGCAAGCTCAGGCTCCTGGATCAGCGAGGCTGTGCGCCCACCTTCCTGGAGTTGATGAAGCTCGTTCGAGACGAGGAGGAGTGGCAGACCGCCATGGCAGTGAccagggagaggcagaggcaggtaGGAGGGGGCCACAGGGCCTCTGGCACCCAGGTAGCGGCAGAAGCCAGTGTCCCAGCCCCTCCGGTCATGGTGCGGGCAGGGCAGTTCCATGACATCAGCACTCAGACCGTCCAGGAAGGGGCCACCCTGCCACTGAAGCGCAGGCAGGTGCCATGCTGCCCCGAGACTGGGGAGGAAGGCCACAGCCAGGCAGCGTGTCCTAGGGCCGAGGACCAGCCCCCGGCAAAGCAGGCGCCTCAGCCTGCAGCAGAAGCGTCGGGAAACGAGATGcgggctggggccgtgagccaccCCAAGCCCTAG